In Gemmatimonadota bacterium, the sequence CGCCGGCGCTCCGGGTGTGGCGGCCATGTTCGTGGACTCCGGCGCGTTCTCCAACTCCTACCAGGGCGGCATCCGCCAGGGGGGCGCGTTCGAGCTGAAGCAGGCCACCTGGGCCTACACGAACGGCCTGCGCGATCCCGCCGTGCAGGCCGACCCCGCACTCAAGGCGGCCGTGGAGGCGGAGGACATCCGCGCGTGGTTCCAGCGCATGCCGTGGGCCCCGGGCGACTCGCCGGTGGCGCGGATCCCGGAGTACGAGGCCTATCTCTTCGAGCAGTGGACGAAGGGCGACTTCGACGAGTACTGGAAGCAGCCGGGCATCTGGGCCGAGGGGTTCTGGGACGAGTGGCCGGACTGTCCGCAGATGCATATGAGCAGCTGGTACGATGCGTATTCCCGCACCGCCACCGACAACTTCGTGGGCCTCAAGGCGCGCAAGCGGGCGCCGATCCGCCTCATCATGGGTCCGTGGACGCACGGGGACCGCTCCGAGACCTTCGCCGGTGACGTGGACTTCGGTCCGGCCGCCACGGTGGACGGGAACCTCGCGGCGGACTTCTGGGAGCTGCGGCGCCGCTGGTTCGACCATTGGCTGCGAGGCCTGGACAACGGCGTGGGTGCCGAGCCCACGGTGCGCTACTTCCGCATGGGTGGCGGCAGCGGACGCCGCAACGAGGCCGGGCGAATGCAGCATGGCGGCTCCTGGCGGACCGCGGACGACTGGCCGCTCCCCGGCACCGCCTTCACGCGCTACCACCTCCACGCGGATGGGCGCCTGACCACCGATGCCCCGGAGGCCGGCCCCGCGTCGCGGACCTACGACTACGATCCGCGCGATCCGGTCCCCTCCATCGGCGGGACGATCACGTCGGGAGCGCCCGTCATGTACGGAGGCGCCTTCGATCAGCGCGAGACCGAGACGCTGTATGGAGCGCGCGCGCCCTTCACGCGCCTGGCGGACCGACCGGACGTGCTCGTCTTCCAGACCGAGCCCCTGGCGGAGGACGTGGAGATCACCGGCCCGGTGGAGGTGCGGCTGTGGATCTCGTCGGATGCGTCCGACACCGACTTCACCATGAAGCTGGTGGACGTCTACCCACCGAACGCGGACTACCCGGAGGGCTTCGAGATGAACATCACCGACGGCATCCTGCGGGCGCGATACCGCGACTCGTGGGAGGAGCCGACGCTGATGGAGCCGGGCACCGTCTACGAGCTGGTGATCCAGCCGTTCCCGACCAGCAACCTGTTCGCACGCGGCCACCGCATCCGGTTGGACATCTCCAGCTCGAACTTCCCGCACTTCGACCTCAACTTCAACACGGGCGAACCGGAGGGGCAGGCCACCCGCTCCGAGATCGCGCGCAACACCATCTGGCTGGACGCAGCGCATCCTTCCCACGTGGTCCTTCCGGTGGTCCCGGCGGCCGATTGAGGGAGGCCGCCCGCGTCCGCGGGCCGACGCGGACCGGTCCCCTCCGAAGGAACCCGGACCGGGGGGTCCCGCGTAGGGGGAGTGCGAAGACCCCCGGCATCCACGCCGGGGGCGCGCCCGCGAGAGAAGGAGCGCTCCCCGCGTGAGCAAGGACGACGGGATCCCGGATATCCCCTCCTGGGAGGAGCTGGGCATCTCCCCGGAGGAGCTGAAGGAGCTCGAGGAGGAGCTGGCGCGCGAGGAGCGGGGTGAGCCGCCGGAGGACGCTGCGCCCACCCGGACCGGCACACCCGCGCGGATCGAGGAACCGGGTCCGGCCGCACCGCCTGCGCGGAGCCCGGGGAAGACCCCGTCGTCCAGCGCTCCTCCCGCGGGCACGCCGCCGCCGGGCAGCGCTCCCCCGTCCCGGGATGCGGCGGCGGGCGCCGGCCGGCCTTCCTCCGGCGCGGCCGCGCCGCCGGATGCGGGCGCGAAGCGGCGGTTCGGGTTCTTCCGTCGCCGGAAGAAGGACCGGGCGAGCCCTGGCTCGACGGGTAGAGGCTCGACTCCCGGCGGATCCAAGACGTCCGCGCCTCCGGCCGCGGCGGCACCGGTGCCCCCGGCGCGCCCGCCCCTGCCGCCGGCGACCCGGTGGCGGGGCCCGCTCACGGTGGTCCTCCTGCTGCTGGTGGCCTGGCTCTCCAGCTCGTGGCGCGGCATCCCGCGTCCCGTCCCCGCCGACGCGCCCGATTCGCTCTTCTCGGCCGAACGCGCCTGGGTCCACCTGGAGCGCATCGCGCGCGCGCCCCATCCGCCCGGCAGCCCCGAGCACGCCCGCGTGCGCGAACACCTGCTCGCGACGCTCGCGGGATACGGGCTCGATCCGCAGGTGCAGACCACCACGCAGGTGATCGGGCGCGGGTCCGTGGCCCGAGCGGTGACCGTGCGCAACGTGCTGGCGCGGATCCCGGGGAGCGAGCCCGGACGTGGCGCCGTGTTGATCACGGCGCACTACGACGGTCGCGAAGTCGCGCTCGCGGCCGGGGACGACGGTGCGGGAGTGGTGACCCTCCTGGAGGCGATCCGCGCGCTGCGGACCGGACCCCAGCTCCGTCACGACGTGATCGTGCTCCTCACCGATGCGGAGGAGCTGGGACTCGTGGGCGCACGGGCCTTCGTGGACCAGCACTCCTGGATGGACGACGTGCGGCTCGTGCTCTCCTTCGAGATGCGCGGCGGCGGGGGGCCGTCGCTCATGTTCGAGACGGGCGCGCAGAACGGCTGGGTGGTGCAGCAGTTCGCGGAGGTCGCGCCCTATCCGCACGCCAACTCCTTGAGCGTCGAGATCTATCGGCGTCTCCCCAACGACACCGATTTCACGCCGTTCCGGGAGGCCGGGCGCCAGGGGCTCAACTTCGCGGCGATCGGTCGCGCCCACGTCTATCATCAGGCCTACGACACACCCGCCAACCTCTCCCGCGCCACCGTGCAGAACCACGGCGTGCAGGCCCTCGCGCTGCTCCGCCATTTCGGGGATGCGGACCTGGACGCGGTGACGGCCCCGGACCGCGCGTACTTTTCGATCCCGTACGTCGGCGTGTTCACCTATCCGGGATGGGTGTCCTGGGTGCTGAGCGTCGTGCTGGTGTTGGGGTGGATCCTGCTGATCGTCCGGGGCCGGGCGGCCGGGCTGCGGGTGGGCGGCATGGTGGTGGGTCTCCTCGTCGGGGTCGGCCTCGTGGCCGGGTCCGCCGGCGCCGGGGTGCTGCTGCTGCGCACCGTGACCGGGCTGCATCCCGAAGCGGGTCGGCTGCACGGCAGCCTCCTGCACGCGGAGTGGCCCTACGTGCTCGCTCTGGTCGCGGCCGCCTTCACCTCGGCGACCGTCGCCCTGCTGCTCACGCGTCGCTGGTTCCGGCTGGGCGCGCTCGCGCTGGGGGCGCTCACCCTTCCGCTGCTCGCGGCCGCCGTGATGGGCTTCCTGGTGCCGCTGGGCGCGGCCAACCTGCAGGGGCCGGCCCTGGGCGGTCTGCTGGCGGCCGCGGTGGCGTTGGGGGTCGAGCCCACGCAGCGCCCCGGCCACGTACGCTGGGTGCTCTGGCTCCTCCTGGCGGTGCCGGTCCTCGTCTTCCTGGTGCCGCTGACCGAGCTGCTCTGGTTGTCCCTCAGCCTGGGCCAGGCCGCCCTGGTCGGCGGTCTGGCGGCCCTCATCGTCGTGTTGCTCCTCCCGCTCGTCGATGTCGCGCGCGAGCCCAACGGGTGGGGCGCGAGCGTCCTCGGTCTGATCGTCACGGCGGTCTTCGTGGGTATCGGGCTCGCGCTCGCGCGCCCGGGCGAGACACGGCCGCTGCCGTCCACGCTGGTCTACGCGCTCGACCGGGAGGACGGCTCGGCCGTGTGGGCGCTCGATCCCGCCGTGCTGGAGGCGGACGCCGCCGACCGGGCGGATCTGGCCTGGGCTCGGGAGCGGGCGGGGACCCCCGATACCGTTCGGACCGTGGCGGCGCTGGCGGCCGGCATGTCGTTCGCGGTCGCTCCCGCGCCGCGCGTGGCGGCCGCGCCGCCACGGTTGTCGGTCGCGACGGACAGTGCCTCGGCACTGGCGGGCGCTCCGCTCCGCGTGCGCGTCGCGTCCGCGTTCGGCGCGGAGGCGCTGCGCTTCACGTTCCCCGACGGGGGTGCGCGCCCGGTCGCCATCAACGGTCGCCCTCTCGGCGCGCGTCCCGAGCTCCAGATCGTGGAGCATTGGGGCGAGCCCGAGGGAGGGGCCGTGGTCCTCGATCTGGATCCCGCCAACGCCGGCGACACCGTGCGTTTCGACCTGGTGGAGACCACGTTCCGTCCCTCCGAGCTGGTGGGTCCGGACGTCTTCCGGCGACCCGCCGGGCTCGCCCCCGATATCCGCCGCCTGTCCGATCGGGCGGTCGTACGCACCCCCGTCGCGATCGACGTGCGCAGCGGGACCGTCGCGCTGGGGATCGCAGGCCTCGCCGAACCCGCGCCCGCGGGTGCGACCTCCGGTCCCGGAGACACGCTCCCCACAGGGGCACCGGCCGACAGCACCGATCTCGCGGCCGTCGAGCTCTTCGCACCGGGGGTCGTCTCCTCGGCGGCACCTGAGTTCGCGATCACGTTCACGCCGGACGGGCGCACCGCGTTCTTCAACCGCGGGACGGAAGACCGGAGCGCCTACCGGATGCTCGCATCGTTGCGGAGCGATACGACCTGGGGGTCGGCCGAGGCGGTGCCGTTCGCGAGCGCAGGCATGGACGTGGATCCGTTCGTGAGCCCCGACGGCAACCGGATCTGGTTCTCGTCGGACCGGCCGCGCGCGGGCGCGCCCGCGGGATCGATCTCGAGCTGGTACGTGGAGCGGACCGCCACGGGGTGGAGCGATCCGATCGACCCGGGTGCACCGTTCAACTCGGATTCGGCGGACATCTTCGTCTCGGAGGCCCGGGATGGCACTGTGGTGTTCCGCTCGGAGCGGGACGGCCGCCGACGGGTCTACGCCACGCGCCGCGGAACGGAAGGGTGGGAGACCCCGGTGGCGCTGCGCTTCGGAACGGTGGAGGAGGCGTCCAATCCCATGCTGCACCCGAGCGGTACCTGGATCGTCCTCTCGCTGCCGGGGCCGGGAGGAGAGCCCGACCTCTACGCGAGCTGCCGTACGGCGGAGGGAATGTGGGGCGAGCCGTTCGCGCTCCCCGCCGCGATCAACTCGCCGTTCGCGGAGTTCGCACCCGCCTTCCATCCCGACGGTACGTTGTATTTCACGTCGGAGCGGCCGGGGGTCGTAGGCACCCAACCCGACGGCACGCGTCCGCCGGGTGACATCTACCGCGTGCGTCCGGGTGCACACGTCGCGTGCGACGGTACGGCGGTCCCCCTGGGCTGACGACCTCCATCTCCATGTTCGATCTGATCGAGCTCTTCGCCGTGCTCTCGGCCGGCCTGTATGGGGTGCTGTTGGCCCGCAAGAAGGGGATGGACCTCGTCGGCGTCTTTTCCGTGTCGTGCATCATCGCGTTCGGAGGCGGCACGCTCCGCGACCTGTTCCTGGACCGCACGCCGCTCTTCTGGATCGCGAATCCACACTATCCCGTGCTGATCTTCCTCATCTCCGTCGTGGCCTCCATCGTGCGCTTCCCCGAAGAGGGACGGGTGCTCCGTCTGCTCTACGTGCCCGATGCGCTGGGATTGGGTCTGTTCAGCGCGCTGGGGGCGGGGTTCGCGCTGGCCGAGGGCACGTCGCTGTTCGTGGCCTCCCTGCTCGGCGTGATCACCGGGACGTTCGGAGGGGTGCTGGGCGACATCGTCTCGAACGAGATCCCGAGCCTCTTCCGGTCGGGCACCACGCTCTACGCCACGTGTGCCTTCCTGGGGTCGTGGACCTTCCTGCTGTTGCACACGGTGGGGATGCCCGAGCCCGGACCGGTCGTGGCCGGGATCGCCGTCACGGTCATCCTGCGGCTCGCTGCGGTGGTGCGGGATTGGAAGCTGCCGGCGCTGCGCTGATGGCGAATGGCAGCGTGGACCGGTCCGCCCGCTCAGTAGTACAGCGCAACCGCCGTGTAGACGAGCTGACCATAGGTGCCGAATTCGCTGCGCAGCAGCGGGGGAGCGGAGTCCGCGAAGCGCGGCGAACGACCCCGGGTCAGCAGCGCACCCAGCGAGAGGCGGGCGCTCTGACCCAGGTCGTAGCTCGCGAACGGAGTGATGGAGACGCTCGCGTCGTCGAGATTGGCGCGGCCCGCGGCGGCGAGCGTGACGCGGTCCCCCGACTGCCATGACACGGTCCCACCGAGGTACGTCCGCCCCAGGAGATACGTCTCGCCGCGGGCAAACTCCGGCGCGGTCAGATGCTCCACGTAGCGCGCCGTCTCCGACGTACCCAGCCCGTTTCGATGCAGCTCCACGGACGCGATCCAGGTGGAACCCAGGCGGTCCGCGCCGACGGTGGCGCGCAGGTCGCGCCAGCCCCCGCGGTCCAGCGCGTACGGAGTGGCCACCTCGGCCCGGATCTTCCACGTGTCGAGCACCCAGGAGACGCCCGCGAGCGCGATGAGCTCGCGCCAGAACTTGCCTGCGGCGACATAGACGTCGGCCGTAGGCAGCTCGAGCGTGGCGCGCATCCCACCTGAGAGATCGTCGACCGACCCCCGGTCGGCCACCACGGCGTCCAGCTCCAGGCCCGGCCTCGGATACAGGAGCGCACGGACCGCGTCGACGCCGCGCTTCTCCTCCGTGTCGAGCTCGAACGGGCTGAACTGCGCCCACAGGTCGGCGATGGGAAAGAGCGTGGAGATCCCCCACGTGATGGCCTGCCGGCCGAGCGTGAGATCGACGGCGTCGGCGCGGACGCGGAGGGCCAGGCGGTCGAGGTCGTGCCAGACCCGGAAGCCGGGCTCGTCCACGAAGGTGGTCTCGAGGTCCACGGTTCGGCCGGGAACGGCGCTCACGCCGAAGCCCGTGACGCCGCTCCCGAACGCCTCCGGCGTGGTCGACATCTGGAGCTGCAGGCGGTCGTGGACGTCAACCCCGACGTGCTCGCCGAACGCGAGCTGCCAGCGCAGCCGTACCACTTCGGCGTTGAAGGCCGAGCGTCGATCGGCGCCTGGAGGCGTGTAGCCGAGGTCCTGGATCGCCGACAGGGAACGGACGTATCCGCTCCACACCGGGCCGCTCCCCCGGCCGGTCTGGGCCGGGAGCGGGGAGGTGTCCGCGATGGACGTGGCGAGCAGCGCGAGCGTGCAGGCAGCCACGGCTCCGGCCCGCGTCATGTCACCGGCCGCCGGCGTGCGCCGGGGTCACCCGGGCTTCATCGGCGTCCACCCGACCATCGCGGAGCCGCACGAGCCGGCGCACGCGCTCGATGACCACCGGATCGTGACTGGAGAAGAGGAACGTGGTCCCGAGCTCGCGATTGAGCTCGTCCATCAGGTCGAGCAGCGCCGACGACGTCTCCGAGTCCAGGTTGGCCGTGGGCTCGTCGGCCAGCACGACGTCGGGCTGCGTCGCCAGCGCCCGCACCACGGCCACGCGCTGTTGTTGCCCGCCGGAGAGCTCATGCGGCTTCCGATCCGCCTCGGCGGCCAGTCCCACGCGTTCGAGAAGCGGGAGCACGCGCGCGCGGCGCGCTTCGGGCGTCACACCGCGAAGGAGCAGGGTGAACTCCGCGTTCTCGTAGGCGGTGAGCACGGGGACGAGATTGTAGGCCTGGAACACGAACCCGATGTGATCGAGGCGGAAGTCCGCGGCCGTGCCCCGGTCCATGTCCGTCACCCGGTGGCCGGAGACGGATACCCATCCCGACGTGGGGCGATCGAGCGCCCCGATCAGGTTGAGGAGCGTGGTCTTGCCCGAGCCCGAAGGACCCGCCAGCCCGCAGAACTCCCCCGGTTGGATGGTGAGATCGACGCCCCGCAGCGCGTGGACCTCGACGTCACCCTGCCGGAAGACACGGGTGACTCCGCTCACCTGGATCTGGGGCGCAGACGCTGTCATTCGAAGAACCGCATCGCTTCGGCGGGGGCGAGCCGCGTGGCCTTCCAGGCGGGATAGAGGGCGCTGCCCAGCGTGGCCAGGATCACCAGCGCCGTGCCGGCCGCCCACTTCCGCGGCCGGATCTCGCTGTACATCACCATGTCCTCCAGGTTGATGCCGGAGATCTCGATCTCCTCGATCCCCCAGGCGGAGAGCGGGATGCCCCACCGGGCTGCGGCCAGGTGCGCGCCGAAGCCGAGTGCGAAGCCCACCCCGACGCCGAGCACGGTCAGCAGGACGGTCTCGGCCAGCAGGAGGCCGGCCACGCGGGGCCCGCGCAGGCCCAGCGCGGAGAGCAGGCCCAGCTCGCGCACGCGCTCCAACACGGCCATCAGGAAGGTGTTGGCGATCGAGAAGAGGACCACCAGCAGGATGACGCCCAGGTACACGTATCCGAACGCGTCGTCCAGCTCGGTGAACCCCACCATCTCGGGGACGGCCTCCTGCCAGGAGAGCACCTCGATGTCCGGAGCGCGATCGGCGAGGGCCGTGCGCACGGCAGCGGCCAGGGCGGACGCATCGGCGTCCGGCGCGCCGAGCACGCCGATCTGCGTGAGCATCGCGTCCATGACCGCCACGTCGCGCGCGGCCTGCAGGTTGGTCCACGCGACGCCTTCGTCGATCTCGCGTACCCCGGTCTCGACGATCCCGCTGAGATGGAAGAGCGCACGGGTCACCTCGCCCTCGACGTCGGTCGTCGTCAGCACGACGCGGTCACCGAGCTCGAGCTCCAGCTCGGCGACGGCTGCGGCCCCGAGCACGATCGGGTCGCGTTCGCCGCCGGTCAGGAACGTTCCATCCACCAGGTCTGCGGCCGGATCGGACAACGCGGCCTCGGCGGCAGGATCCACCCCCGACAGCTGCACAGGAAGCGTGCCGGAGGACGTCGAGGCGAGCCCCGTCAGGAGGATGCGTGGAAGGACGGTGCGTACGCCCCCAACGGCACGGATCCGCTCCTGCAGGGAAGGGGCGTCGCGCAGCGCGACGTCGCTGGCGCGGGTATCCCAGTAGCCCTGTGCATGGACGAGGACCTGCCCTCCTGCCGCCTGCGCCGCTTCCTCCAGCATGCGGCGATGCCCGTCGTCGTTGATGCTCATGCCCACGAGCATCAACGCGTACGTGAGCGCGATCGCGGAGCCCATGATGAAGGTGCGCCCGCGGTGGCGCCACAGATTGCGCCAGGCCATGCGCCAGATCATGCGCGCCCCGACAGGGTGGGCACGGGGTCGATGCGCGCGGCGCGCCAGGCCGGCCACAGGCCGCACAGGAACGCGAAGATCATCATGACGGCGACGGGCTCGACCAACGCCATCGGCTCGAGCACGAAGTAGAGCCGGTCCGAGAAGGACACGCCCATGAAGGAGAACGCGGTCTGGTCGGTGAACAGCGCCATGTTCAGGCCGGCGCGGGCATGGTACCACGCCAGCCCGCCACCCGCCGCGGCGCCGATCAGCGCACCTGTGGATCCGAGCACAGCCGTCTCGATCTGCAGCGTGCGGAACATGCGGCGCGGCCGCATGCCGATCGCCATCATGACGCCGAACTCGCGTCGGCGCTCCAGGGCGCTCATGCGTTGCGTGTTCAGGATCCCGACACCGGCCACGAGATAGATCAGGAGGTACATGAACCAGTAGGAGCGGCGGAACAACACCACCATCTGGTCGACCGCCGGCAGGATCTCCTGCCACGGCCGGGCGACCAGGCGGTCGTCGCGGGCGGCGGCTGCGTCGGCCGGGAGGCGATCGAGCGCGCCGATGGCGGCCGCTACGGTCTGAGCGGTGGAACGGGCCTGGGAGAGGTCGCGCGTGCGGACGGCGATCTCGTGGACCTCGCCGGACAGGGCCGTCAAGCGCTCCGCGTCGGAGCGGTGCAGGTACACGCTCGATCGGTCGACCTTCGTGTTGCCCGTCCGGACGATGCCCGTCACGCGCAGGAGCTCGTTCCCCAGCGAACCGTCGGCCGCCTCCAGGAAGAGCACGAGCTCGGCACCCACGCCGACCCCGAGCTGACGGGCGAGCGCCTCGCCCAGCACGGCCTCCCGCGGTCCGGGATCCGGTGCGGGCGCGATGCTCAGCCAGTGCCCGGCCGTCACCGCCCGGCGGATGGGTGTGGTCCGGGCCTCGCGTTCCGGATCCACGCCATGCACCTGCGCCACCTGCGAGCGGTGCTCGTTTCCGACGAGCCCGTTGGCCTCGATGCGCGGGGAGACGGCGACCACGTCGGCCACCCCCTCGAGTCGCCTCAGGAGCTCGGAGTCGACCGGAAAGGTGCGGTAGACCCGGGGCCGGTCGGCGTAGGCCGCGGTATGGATCTGGATCTGGGCTGCCTCGACCGCGGTGGCGCCCTGCACCATCTGCTGGAGCCACCCTTCATAGAAGGCGAGGGTCCACACCATCAACGCCACCGCAACGGCGATCGCCGCCAGCGTCAGCCCGCTCCGCCAGCGGTTCCGGGCCAGGTTGCGGATGCCGAGCTTCGCGGCGATCACGTCAATCGCTCGCGATCCGGCGCAGGCCGCGTCGGGTGAAGAGGTCCTGTTCGACGTCCACGTCGAGCTCGAGGACCTCATACAGCACTTCCGTGCGTTCCTCGGGCCGGTCCGCGGGCTGGAGCACCAGGCGGAGCGGGATGGGCCGCCCTGCGATGCGGGCGACATCCGTGAAGATCATCGTGCGAACGAGCTCGTCGCCGTCGTGATACTCACCGCGGACGGGGATCCAGCCGGACGGGTCGAGGAAGAACACCAGGCGGGTGTAGACGACCGGCAGGTCGGGATCGGGAACCAGATCGAGGCGGATCAGGCGACGACCGGGCTCCTCCGCCCACGACAGCGAGGCCCGGTGGTCGTCCAGGTAGCTGGTCTCGCGGAGGAGGTCGTCGTTGGTGAAGTGGCTTCCCATCCAGCTCTCGGAGAGCAGCCCGGACGGGATGCGGATGAGCCGGTCCGCGCGCGGAGCGTAGTTCCAGAGCCCTTCCTCCGTGCGCAACGTCGCGGTGCCCGCCTCCCGTGCGGGCTCACGGATCACGATGAGGGCCTCGTCGTCGCCGCGGGACCAGGCTTCCAGGGTGAGCTCGCGGGTGCCGCGCTCGCGCACGACCGTCATCCGCATCACCGCGTGGCTCGAGGTGGCCTGGTAGAGGTCGTCCAGGTGACGGACGACCTCGGCCACGTCGGGGAGAGCCGGGACGGCTTGCGCGGCCGCCGCGGTCGCGGTTGCGGCCGTCAGCAGCGCGATCCGGACGGCTGTCACAGGGGCCCTCATGCCCTCTTCTCCATCGAGGGTGGCGCACGTGGCCGGGGGCCGCGCGCGCGGATGACTACACCGATGCCCCTACCAGGTCCGGATGGAGTAAGGCCGGAAGCCCGGCTCGAACCGGTCCGAGGAGTCGTGGATCGTCAGCTCCAGCCGCTCCCCCGGCGAGACGGCCACGAACTCGGTGAGGGTCCTCGGGCCGTCGGCATTGGCGAAGAGGATCCGGAGGCGCAAGCTTCCGCCGGACGGCCGCTGGGTGGAGAGGAGCGCCGTGCTGAGCCCCTCCACGACATCGGGTGCGTCGGGCGCCGGGCTGCCGATCTCGAGGCCGACGTCGGCGAAGTCCCAGTTCTTGACCATCACCGCGAGGCGACCGTCCTCGGGGCCCGGCGCCCCAGCGTCGAATGGACTGCTCGGGCGGTAGGCGCACGAAGGAAGGACCAGCAGGGCCAGCAGGGAGAGCCATCGGTTGCGCGCCATACACCACCTCCCCCTCGGACGGAAGGGCCAAGACGGGTTTCGTTACAATTACGTTACTGTCTTGGTGCAATAATCATGCGGGATTGGACCCGCGACGTCCAGTCCAGGTCCATGGCGCGATCGCAGGACCGGAACGGCCACCGGCCTCTCCGCTCGGGTCGACCCTGCCGGCTCGCCGGGCCGACCGGCCGGCACGGACGGAGCGCTGTCGGTCGCGTTGGGGTGTCCGAGAACACCGGCGTCCGGTCGGGCCGACCGGACGCCCGAACGGGGCGGCGTCGATCGCGTGATATCGAGCCGGGTATCCGCCGGCGCCGTTGGGGTGTCCGCGAAACACTGGCGTCGCGTCGGGCCGTGGCCCCACTATTGCCGCCGCTCGAGGATGGGGCGTCGATCCGGATCGCCATCGCTGTGGCGTCCGCCGTCCCCCCGGTCCGCGCCGGTGCGCCGGCTCCCGCCGCCTCTCGGGGTGGTGGTCCCCCTGATCGAAAGGACGCACAGGTTGCCGATCGTCGCGACCGGACGATTCTCGCGCCCGGCCAGCGCGCTCCTGCGCCCGGCTCTGGTGGGCCTCGTGTGCTCGATGGCCGTCGCTGCCCCGCTGGGAGCCCAGTTCAGCTCGCCCGCCGACACCCTGATCCTCCCCTCGCGGCTGGGCGTCCCGGCCCTGGGTGGGGCCGGACTGGTCGCGCTGGCGGCATTCGTGGTCATGCCCGCGGATGAGGAGATCCGCGAGTGGGTCCAGGGGGCGGGGCGGCAGAGCGAGTTGCTCCAGGGCACGGCAGGAACGTTCGAGCGCTTCGGTAGCGTCGCCGTCCCGATCGTCGGCGCGGGCGTCTATGCGGCCGGTCGGGTGCTCGGACAGGAGACCCTGACCGACGTGACCCACCACACGATGAAGGCCGTCGTGACCGCAGCGGCCGTGACCTACCTCGGCAAGACGTTGGCCGGGCGCGAGCGTCCGACGGAACGGGAAGACGGCCAGTGGAGCTACGGGCTGGGGCGAGGCCTGTCCGATCCGCACTATCGCGCCTTCCCATCCGGCCACACCGCGCAGGCTTTCGCGATCGCCACGGCGCTCTCCTCCGAGCTCCAGCGCCACCACGTCTGGGGCGCGGAGGTGTGGCGCCCGCTCCTCTTCTCCTCCGCCGCGTTGACCGGCCTGTCGCGCATCTACGACGACCGGCACTGGACGTCGGACGTGCTGCTCGGGTCCGTGGTCGGGTATCTGTCCGCCCGCTCCGTGTTGGACGACCACGACCCGTTCGTGC encodes:
- a CDS encoding phosphatase PAP2 family protein, whose translation is MPIVATGRFSRPASALLRPALVGLVCSMAVAAPLGAQFSSPADTLILPSRLGVPALGGAGLVALAAFVVMPADEEIREWVQGAGRQSELLQGTAGTFERFGSVAVPIVGAGVYAAGRVLGQETLTDVTHHTMKAVVTAAAVTYLGKTLAGRERPTEREDGQWSYGLGRGLSDPHYRAFPSGHTAQAFAIATALSSELQRHHVWGAEVWRPLLFSSAALTGLSRIYDDRHWTSDVLLGSVVGYLSARSVLDDHDPFVRGTPILRSLADGGWGIGLQIPWAGPASTPATPQ
- a CDS encoding FtsX-like permease family protein; this translates as MIAAKLGIRNLARNRWRSGLTLAAIAVAVALMVWTLAFYEGWLQQMVQGATAVEAAQIQIHTAAYADRPRVYRTFPVDSELLRRLEGVADVVAVSPRIEANGLVGNEHRSQVAQVHGVDPEREARTTPIRRAVTAGHWLSIAPAPDPGPREAVLGEALARQLGVGVGAELVLFLEAADGSLGNELLRVTGIVRTGNTKVDRSSVYLHRSDAERLTALSGEVHEIAVRTRDLSQARSTAQTVAAAIGALDRLPADAAAARDDRLVARPWQEILPAVDQMVVLFRRSYWFMYLLIYLVAGVGILNTQRMSALERRREFGVMMAIGMRPRRMFRTLQIETAVLGSTGALIGAAAGGGLAWYHARAGLNMALFTDQTAFSFMGVSFSDRLYFVLEPMALVEPVAVMMIFAFLCGLWPAWRAARIDPVPTLSGRA
- a CDS encoding outer membrane lipoprotein-sorting protein — translated: MRAPVTAVRIALLTAATATAAAAQAVPALPDVAEVVRHLDDLYQATSSHAVMRMTVVRERGTRELTLEAWSRGDDEALIVIREPAREAGTATLRTEEGLWNYAPRADRLIRIPSGLLSESWMGSHFTNDDLLRETSYLDDHRASLSWAEEPGRRLIRLDLVPDPDLPVVYTRLVFFLDPSGWIPVRGEYHDGDELVRTMIFTDVARIAGRPIPLRLVLQPADRPEERTEVLYEVLELDVDVEQDLFTRRGLRRIASD